One part of the Aurantibacillus circumpalustris genome encodes these proteins:
- a CDS encoding tetratricopeptide repeat protein: MKNLFYAAGFVMISLSGVSQTLQELITKTDNENFDLAAAGYRKLIAADPSKGDVYFYYGENFYKSGDIDSANIYYGKGVETNATNPLNYVGLGKVLLSNGKTDDAKAQFFKAMTLGANKNAEVLRKTAEAWLVTDTKNADEAITLANNAIKIDPKNPANYIVLGDAQLEKNPTDGSAPIKSYKMASMLNPKSTKGVLREGKLYQRGRNYPLALDYYKKAIEIDPAFAPAFRDIAEIYTLAGQPARSIENWKKYLELNNSDYARYRFMSALFSNKQYAEAVQEYEGLKKANFDNVYLERLAAYSYAEMGNKTDTSAYTKGLKAINKFFETAGPKFKYIADDYKYKGVLLSQIGHDSLGVIEMEKAIALDSSSSGEIYGTLANIAARNKNYDKVILFSEKKAKRDYKNLNINECFDLGKAYYFTGTGKQREVNELREALAKKKKPTDSPELSAKDEEIFSCFAKADSAFKRLTELNSTWPWGFTWRGRANAIMDPKATSDSTKVYYEKVIALVKPEETTSTYKNNIIEANEYLGYYYVTKKDDAKAKEYWMRVKELDPANEKANNYLNPKKPQAAPKK, encoded by the coding sequence ATGAAAAATTTATTTTACGCAGCAGGATTTGTAATGATTAGTTTATCAGGAGTTAGTCAAACACTTCAGGAATTAATTACAAAAACAGACAATGAAAATTTCGATTTAGCTGCTGCTGGTTACAGAAAACTAATCGCTGCGGATCCTTCAAAAGGTGATGTTTACTTTTATTATGGTGAAAACTTCTACAAAAGCGGTGATATTGATAGCGCAAATATTTATTACGGAAAAGGTGTCGAAACGAATGCTACCAACCCTTTGAACTACGTTGGATTAGGAAAAGTTTTGTTATCGAACGGTAAAACTGATGATGCAAAAGCACAATTCTTTAAAGCGATGACGCTTGGCGCAAATAAAAATGCTGAAGTTTTACGTAAAACAGCCGAAGCCTGGTTAGTAACAGATACTAAAAATGCAGACGAAGCAATTACTTTAGCTAACAATGCTATTAAAATAGATCCGAAAAATCCAGCTAACTACATTGTTCTTGGTGACGCGCAATTAGAGAAAAACCCTACAGATGGTAGCGCTCCAATAAAGAGTTATAAAATGGCATCTATGCTAAATCCAAAAAGCACCAAAGGTGTTTTACGTGAAGGAAAGCTTTATCAAAGAGGTCGTAATTATCCACTTGCACTTGACTATTACAAAAAAGCAATAGAGATTGATCCCGCATTTGCACCAGCTTTTAGAGACATTGCAGAAATATATACTCTCGCAGGCCAACCAGCGCGTTCTATTGAGAATTGGAAAAAATACCTTGAATTAAATAATAGCGATTATGCGCGTTACCGTTTTATGAGTGCCCTTTTTTCAAACAAACAATACGCAGAAGCGGTTCAAGAATATGAAGGTTTAAAAAAGGCTAATTTTGATAACGTTTATCTTGAGCGCCTTGCTGCATACAGCTATGCAGAAATGGGAAATAAAACCGATACTTCCGCATATACAAAAGGATTAAAAGCAATAAATAAATTTTTTGAAACAGCTGGTCCAAAATTTAAATACATCGCCGATGACTATAAGTACAAAGGTGTTTTATTGTCTCAAATTGGCCATGATTCATTAGGAGTAATAGAAATGGAAAAAGCTATTGCTCTTGATTCATCTTCAAGTGGTGAAATTTATGGAACTCTTGCAAATATTGCGGCAAGAAATAAAAACTATGATAAAGTTATTTTATTCTCAGAAAAAAAAGCTAAGCGCGATTATAAAAATCTTAACATAAATGAGTGTTTTGATCTTGGTAAAGCTTATTACTTTACCGGAACCGGAAAACAAAGAGAGGTAAATGAATTAAGAGAGGCTCTTGCCAAAAAGAAAAAACCTACGGATAGTCCTGAATTAAGTGCAAAAGACGAAGAAATATTTTCCTGTTTTGCTAAAGCTGATTCTGCCTTCAAAAGGTTAACCGAATTAAATAGTACCTGGCCTTGGGGGTTTACGTGGAGAGGCCGCGCTAACGCGATAATGGATCCTAAAGCAACAAGCGACTCAACTAAAGTATATTATGAAAAAGTGATAGCATTAGTAAAACCAGAAGAAACAACCAGTACTTATAAAAATAATATTATTGAAGCGAATGAATACCTTGGCTATTATTATGTAACTAAAAAAGATGATGCAAAAGCTAAAGAATATTGGATGAGAGTTAAAGAACTAGATCCTGCTAATGAAAAAGCTAATAACTACTTAAATCCTAAAAAGCCCCAAGCGGCTCCGAAAAAATAA